CTTTGCCGCCGCTTCTTTTGGTCTTAGGCAATCTATTGGCCTATCTGCAGGTGAGAAACGCGGACGCCATCAGCTACATCCTGCAAGTAACGCCGGCCGGCATGTCGGGCTATCTCAAACCCATCATCAGCTCTTTTCTCAATCAAGGCAGTAACGAAAGCTTATCTTTGGGCATTTTAATAGCCGTCTGGTCGGCTTCCGGCATGATCGCCACATTACGAAGCTGCTTTAACAAAATCTATCAGCCGAAAAAGCAAGAGAATCCGCTGCTATCACGAGCACTATCTTTTCTGCTGCTGGTCTTGGCTTTGCTGGCATTTGCGAGCCTGCTGACTTTGATCATTTTTGGCCAATACTTGTTAGACTTACTAAAAATTGACTGGCAGCATGCCTCCTTTTGGCTTTTAGAAATCGTTCAAGCCAAGAATCTGCTGGCCTTTGCTGGCTTTTTTGTCCTATTGTGTTCTCTATATTATTTCGTGCCCGAGACAAGGCCTAAAGCCAAATATGTCTGGTTAGGTGCCTTGTTTACCGATTGCTGCTGGTTCATGATGGCCGCGCTTTTTCAAAATTATGTGGCATTATTCGCTCATGGCATTTCTTCTTATCAGACGATCGGTACCTTTATTATTCTCATGTTCTGGTTAAACTTTTCCAGTCTTTTTCTGCTGTTAGGAGCTGTGATTAACGCCTGCTATCAAGCCTACTTTGAGCCGGGACGGCCAAGAAACAGCCAAGTCAAACGATCGTAAGATTTATATATTATAATTAAGTTATTATCAGACTATTTTGTAGGTAGAGTTTCACTTTTCACGCCATCGACAGGAGGTGACGACCTATGAATCTGAAAAGAATGTCGCTTTTATTACTCACGCTTTTTTGTGTCATCTCAATTGCTGTTTTAGAATTTGCCAATTACGGCTCGACCAGCAATAGCCATACGATTGAATTTTTCAATCAAAAACCCGAGGTCACGAGCGGCTATCAAGAGCTGGCTCGTTTATACGAGAAGACACATCCCAATATTAAGGTGAAAATTACGACCGTGGGAAACGGCAGTGGTGCTTCGGCTTTACAAGCCAAGTTTGTTTCTGGGGATGCCCCTGATATCGTCATGCTGGGCGGCCTTCCGGAAATCGACCGCTACCATAACCGCCTGCTGAATTTGGACAAACTGCCCATTCAAAAGAAAATCGTGCCGTCTTTGAAAAGCGGCGGTCGAATATACGGCCGCAATCTTGGTGTGGCAGTTGATATTGAAGGCTACGGCTGGGCTTATAACAAAGCTGTCTTTAAAAAAGCCGGCATTGATGCCGCTCAAATCACGGATTATGCCAGTTTTAAAGCAGCCGTCGAAAAATTAAATTCTCAGAAAAAGGCGCTCGGCCTCTCTGGTGTTTTTGGATTTAACGGTGCCGACACCAGTTCGATTACCTCTTTTTCGGCACAATTTTTGTCCCAGTCTTATCACAATAATCTGACAAAAGCCTACCGCAGCCAGCACTTAAACTGGCGTTACAGCAAGCGAATGGCGGCCTATGTTGATTTGGTTAAACGCTATAACGTCAAGCCGATTTTGTCGGTCCGATATGACGCATCTGTCCAAGACTTGTTTTTTCATGGCAAAGTGGCCATGATTCCACAGGGAAACTGGATTATTCCGACTTTGGATCAAGCACAAAAAGGTTTTTCAGCCAAGAATCTTGGCATGCTGCCTTATTTTGTCAAAGGCAAAGGCCAGATTATGACCGGTTCTTCTTGGTACTTAGGCATCACCAACGAACATCCTCAACGGGAAAAAGATGCCAAGGATTTTCTCCAATGGCTTTATAACTCTCCTGAAAGTGAAAATGTGATTGTCCAGCAGATGCGCTATGTCCCGCCGATAATCAATTTTGATCTGAATAAATTACCGGACCCGCTCTCCAAAGAAATTTATCGGATCGGCACCGGCAAACATGCAGAGGTTCCCGTGCACAAACAGTTCCCTAACGGCTTTAATCAAGAGGCTATCGGACCAAACATGCAGCGCTATTTTGCAAATAAGATCAGCTGGCAGCAGTTCGTACAACGCACTGAATCACAGTATTATCAGTTGCGGCAGATCCAAGGAGGCAGATAAATGTTTCAGAAAAAATATTACTACTGGCTTTTTGTCCTACCTAGCCTGGTTCTTATCAGCGTTATCATCCTAATCCCGTTTTTGATCGGAATCTTCTACTCTTTTACAAATTCCAATGGCATCACCGCTTCCTGGGTCGGCCTGAAAAATTACTTTCTGCTTTTCAGCGATGCCAATTTCCTGCAAAGCTGCTGGCTGACCTTCTTGTTCTCACTTTTGTCAGTGGCTGGTATCAATGTGATTGCGCTCAGTTTTGCGCTGCTAGTCACTCGCCGGGATAATCGTTTCACTAAATTCCTGCGGACAATTTTCTTCATTCCAAATCTGATCGGCGGTATTCTGCTGGGATTTATCTGGCAATTTATTTTCATCCAGATCTTTGGTGCTCTTGGCAGCCAGCTGCATCTTTCCTTTTTCAACGGCTGGCTAAGCACGCCTGAGAGCGGCCTGTGGGGCCTGGTTATTCTCTTCTGGTGGCAGATGAGCGGCTATATCATGCTGATTTATGTGGCTTTTCTAAATGCAATTCCGCGCAGTACGATCGAATCAGCAAAATTAGACGGCGCCAACGAAGGGCAAATCTTCTGGTGGATCAAGCTGCCGCAACTAGCACCAGCTTTTACGATCAGCCTTTTCTTAACCTTGGCAAACTCCTTTAAACTCTATGAACAAAACCTGGCTTTAACCAATGGCGGCCCATTCCGGTCAACTGAAATGATCGCGATGAATATTTATAACACAGCCTTCGTCAATTACCAGCAGGGTTATGCGCAAGCAGCTGGTATTCTACTCTTTATCTTCGTCGCCCTGGTTTCCTTTGCCCAGCTTTACTTCTCCAGAAAGGGGGAACGCCAAAATGAAAGCTAAAGTGGTTAGAAACATTACCTGGATTATCAGTGTTCTGCTGGCCTTAATCTGGTTATATCCATTCGTGATCGTTCTCATCAATTCGCTGAAAACAAAATCAGACTTGTTCAGCAATCCATTAGCGTTATCTCGACCGACTTTCGGTAATTATACCGAGGCATTCCTCTCTTTGAATTACGTCCAAAGTTTTTTCAATTCGACTTTAATCACCGTCACAAGTGTGTTGCTGATTACGCTGCTGGCTTCGATGACGGCGTATGCATTAGCTCGGACACATGGCAAAATCAGCTCGATCATTTATTACCTGTGTGCGGCAACGATGCTGATTCCCTTTCAATCCATTATGATTCCGCTGATTTCTCTGTTCGGACGAATCGATTTTTTGAACCGGATCAGCTTGATTCTCATGAATACAGGCCTGGCCTTGAGTTTATCGATCATCCTGTATTACGGGGCTTTTCTTGGGGTCCCAGCAAGTATTGACGAGGCAGCCATGATTGATGGTGCAAATACTGTCAAGGCCTTCTTCTCAGTTATTCTGCCTTCTGTCTCACCAATGACCGGAACCGTTGTTATTCTAAATGCCATGAAAATATGGAACGACTATCTGCTCCCATCACTGGTGATTAATAAAGACGGCATGTACACCATTCCACTGCGTATGTATTTCTTCTTCGGTGAAAACAATAGTAACTGGCAGCTAGCCCTAGCAGGACTGGTGCTGGCAATTATTCCGATCATCATTCTCTTTATTCTGCTGCAGAAACAGATTATGCAAAGTGCCACTGAAGGTGCAATCAAATAAGCGCTTAATCACCAATGACAACTTTTGTGTTAAAAGGCACGTTTTCATAGAACCATTTAGCATCAGATACAGTCAGACGAATGCAGCCATGAGAGGCCGGATGCCCCAGTTTCTCAGCTTCGGCCGCATTGTAGCTTTTATCAGCGCTGGTCGGCACACTATGGAAAAGATAAACGCCATGGTCTTTGAAGGAGACCCAATAGTTAGCACCTTCATTTAGAGATGGATTGAAAAAGGAAGGCCCGCGTTCTGCTTGGATATAAAAAGTACCGGTTGGTGTCGTATTATCCAAACCTGATGAACAATACATCGTATAGAGAGTTCGGCCGTCCTGGGCCTTGACATAGACGAGTTGTTCTTTTAAAGAGACTTGCACCCAAGCCCCGGGATTCTCCGAGAAAACAGGGTAGGCCTTTTTTTCGGATGCGGCCTGCCAATCAATTTTTGCAGGAAGCACTTTTGGGGCCGTTTTTTTTCTACTGGAGACGGCAGCCTGACTGGTTTGTGATTGAACAGACGAACTTTGGCTCTGGGTACCCGCTGTCTTTGGACGAGTGACAAAAAAGAGTATCAAAAAAGCCGCTAATAATATGACCCAAGCAGATAAGACAATGAGTTTTCTTCTTGTCATTACAAAGCCATTCTAGCTTACTTAGCGGCTCAAAATAGACAACTAGGCTGTTTTTAAAGGAGTATTAACGTAGATAACGCTGTTTTAATTCAGCCAAACTATCCTGATCCAAACCGATTATCTGCGTGAGATAGGCTTGTGGACTGCCAGCTACCTCACTCATGGCAGCAAAAGCGTTTGCCAGATAATCCGGATCTGTCATGATGAAATGTTTAGCATTATCAATATCAGCATCTGAAGCACCTTGTTGAATCATTTTGGTTAAATGAGCTTCATTTTCCGGCTGATTAAATTGATCAGACAGCGCGTAATCCCGGAAAACAGTCTCTTTGTCAACGCCAACCGCAGATAAAAACAGTGCCGAGGCCAAGCCGGTCCGATCTTTGCCCTTTGTGCAATGGAAAAGTAAAGCGCCTTGGCTGCCGTCCAATAAATAGCGAAAAAAAACCTGTAGGGTCTGCTGGGAAAATTCATCGACAACCATGTTGCGATAAGTAGCCATCATTCGCTCATAGGCAAAACCAAACTCGTGCGGTTCATGCCGAAAATCATTGGCATCGGCTGTGGAGTTGGTCGTATCCTCGTTTAGCAAAGGAAGTTCGATCTCTTCAATTGAATCCGAATAGGCATCCGGGTCATTTAAACGTTCATCTAAGCTTCTAAAATCAATCACACGTGCAATTTTATGATGCTTAAGTACTTTTAAATCACGAGCTGAAAAATCGGCCATCTTAGCGCCGCGAAAAAGGCGTCCCCAGCGAACTTGTCGATTGTCAATTGTCGAATAGCCGCCCAAATCTCGAAAGTTTCGGCCGCCTTTGATATTTAAAATACGTTTCTCGAACATATCACCTCAAAAAGAAAAAACCGCCATCGCGATTTAATTACTTAGTGCCGAATAAACGATCTCCGGCATCACCCAAGCCTGGGACGATGTAGCCTTTATCGTTCAAATGATCATCTAGTGCTGCTGCAAAAATATCAACATCCGGATCAGCCGCCTGAACAGCTTTGACACCTTCAGGTGCCGCAACTAGCACCATCAATTTAATATAACGAGCACCACGTTTTTTTAATGCCGCGATCGCGTCTTTAGCCGAACCGCCCGTTGCCAGCATGGGATCAACCACGATCACTTCACGCTTCTCGATATCTTCAGGCAGCTTGATAAAGTATTCATGCGGCTCCAGTGTTTTCTCGTCTCGATACATACCGATGTGGCCAATACGAGCAGCTGGAATTAATTTGACAACGCCATCGACCATGCCCAATCCTGCACGCAGAATCGGCACAACCGCCACCTTTTTTCCGGTTAATTGTTTGACGGTCGTATGTGCGACCGGCGTGTCGATTTCGACATCTTCCAGCTGCATATCCCGGCTGACTTCATAGGCCATCAAAGTGGCAATTTCGTTGACCAGCTCGCGAAAATCTTTTGTGCTCGTATTCTTGTCACGCAAAATCCTCAACTTGTGCTGAATCAGCGGATGATCAATAACTGTAAATTTAGACATTTTAGAACCCTTATCTATACTATCATTCCAAATGAAAATGTTGGCCGCCAGCTGACTTTTCCAAACGATTCATGTAAGCTTCTCCGATGCCTTTTTTCGCCAAGCCCTGGACATAAATTCTCTGAACGCTGTCGCGGTCGTCAAAGGCACGCAAGGCAGAAAACAATTCTTCGGCAGCAGAATCGGCGTTCTGGCCCAATGACCAGCTTCGCTCCTCAGGAAGGTCAAACTTCGCTAATATGTCCGTCAAAGCCAAAACCGCATCACTGGGTTTCAGCACTGTTTTTAGTTGTTCAGCATCCTCAGCCTGAAAAATAATCACTTCTTTGCTTGGCGCATAGTGGCGGTATTTCATGCCGGGTGCTTTTGGTGCAACACCTTTGGCCACCGTAATTGGTGAACTTGGGTCAATGACTTTTTCCCCAATCACTGCTGCAATCTCATCAGCTGTGACCGCACCAGGACGGAGAATCGTGGCGTCGGGAACTGATAAATCAACAATCGTCGATTCAACACCAATTTGTGAAGGGCCGTCATCAATTACAGCATCGATTCGGCCGGCCATATCATGCATCACATGCGCAGCCGTTGTTGTTGAGGGTTTGGTCGATAAATTAGCTGAAGGCCCGACGATTGGGTTGTTGAAAAGACTGATCAGGTTTCTCGTGACTTGACTTTTGGGATTTCGAAAAGCCGCCGTCGACAGGCCAGCCGTAACATTACTTGGCAGAATTTCATCATCAAGTAAAGGCAGAATCAAAGTCAAAGAACCCGGCCAGAAGTGAGCAATCAATTTCTCAGCCCGTTGATCTAATTTGGCAAATCGACGGAGCATCTGGTCATCGGAAACAGTCACAATTAAAGGATTATCATGAGGCCTTTTTTTTGCTGCAAAAACTTTATCAACCGGCTCGGATTTGGTTGCATCAGCACCAATGCCGTAGACTGTCTCAGTAGGAAAGGCTACCACGCCCCCTTTTGCCAAAATATCAGCTGCCCGCTGAATATCCTGATCATTCGTATGTAATAGTAATGTCACTTCAATTCCTCCATGCAATAAAACGATTAAGGCCGGCCATATCCTGAAAGATTTCCGGCTCGGCCTTGGGAAAACTAGCTTGAATCAGTTTGGAAATCGCCGGGCCTTGGGCATCATCCATCTCAAAAATAGCATATCCGTCCTTTTTTAAATGGCTAACCATTTCCGGTATCAAGCGGCGGTAGACATCCAAACCATCTTCTCCGGCAAAGAGCGCTTGATGAGGCTCATAATCCAATACCTGCTTGTCGACACTACCAGCGCCTTGGGAAATGTAAGGCGGATTAGAAACAATCAAATCAAATTGGCCGGTAACATTGTCCAATAAATCAGATAAAACAAATTTCACATTGGAAGCCGAGAGATTTTGTGCGTTTTCCCTAGCCAAATTCAAGGCTTTCCTACTTATGTCAACTGCTAACACTTTTTCAGCTTTTAATTCCAAAGCCAGCGTAATGGCAATATTGCCGCTGCCGGTGCCCACATCCAAAATAGCGAAATCCGGATCCAAAGGCAGCAGCTCCGCGTCTTTTACATGATCGATCAGCTCGGCTGTCTCGACTTCCGGAATCAAAACTCGCGAATCAACTTTAAAATGACGCCCGTAAAAATTTGCAAAACCCAACACGTATTGAACCGGTTTGCCCAAGACAACCTGCTGGAAATCCGACCTTAATTGTCGTTCTGTTTTGTCTGGAATTTCATCGGAAAATTTCAGCAGCAATTCGGTATTATTTAAGTTTAATTCACCACGCAAAAAAAGATCGATTGTTTCAAAATCAATCGACGTCTTAAAAAAATCATTTCTTATTTTGCGTAAAGTCGTCATGTTCCCTATTATAGTTAAATCATTTCCTCAAGCTGCTTTGTCTGATCGGCAATGATCAGTGCATCAATGATTTCTTCTAAATCACCATTCATGACACGATCCAACTTATTCAAGGTGAAATTGATACGATGGTCTGTCACACGGTTCTGCGGAAAATTATAAGTCCTGATGCGTTGAGAACGATCGCCGTTACCAATTTTAGTCCTTCTTTGCTGATCATAGAGCTCCCGATTTTCTTGAGAAAAATGATCGTAAACACGCGAACGCAGAATCTGCCAGGCTTTAGCACGATTCTGCTGCTGAGAACGCTGCTCCTGCATCTCCACTTTGATACCTGTCGGCAAATGCACCAGTCGAACAGCCGAACTCGTCTTATTGATATGCTGGCCGCCGGCTCCCGAAGAACGATAGACATCTTCACGCACGTCTTTAGGATCAATCAGATCGTCACTATCGATATCTTCAAATTCCGGCATCACTCCGACTGTGGCCGTACTCGTGTGAACACGTCCCTGTGTTTCGGTAACAGGCACACGCTGAACACGATGCGCACCGGATTCGAATTTGAGTTTGCTGTAAACTTTCTCTCCGGAAATATTGGCTACTACTTCTTTAAAACCACCAGCTTCACCAGGTGTCTGATCGACAATTTCAAACTGCCAATTCTGAGACTGCGAATAGCGTGCGTACATGTTCAACAGATCACCGGCGAACAAGTTGGCTTCATCCCCGCCTGCTGCACCCCGGATTTCAATAATAATGTTTTTATCATCATTGGGATCCTTTGGAATCATCATGAGTTTCAGTTCTTGAGCCAGTTTGTCTTGAGCGGGTTCTAGTACAGCCAATTCCGTTTTGGCTAACTCAGCCATTTCCTTATCGGCTAAAAGTTTTTTATCGTCTGCAATTTCCTGAGCATTTTTTTTGTACTGCTGATAGTTTTCGGCAATTGGCGTGATCTCCCCTAATTCCTTGGCGTACTTTGTGTATTTATTACTGTCTGCCGTTACTTCCGGATCGGCCAGCAGTTCGTTTAATTCGTCAAAACGATCAACGACTTTTTCTATTTGGGCAAAAAATTTATCCATCTCTTCTAGTATACGTGCTCGCTTTTAAAAATTTCAGTCACAACATTCCTTATCCAGTAACAAAAAAAGCCAGTCGTCATGGCTGGTTGGTTTGTTTAAAATTTCCGAAAACGCGCATAGCGCTGATCAACTAATTTCGTTGCCGGCATTGCAAATAATTCTTTAAATTCAGTGATTAACTGCTGTTTTAAAGCTGTGATATCCAACGGTTCGGCAATAATCTGGTCGACGATACCGTCATCCAGCAAGGCCTTGGGAGTCAGGCCCATTAATTCAGCTGCTTCGGCAGAGCGCTTAGCATCTTTCCATAAGATCGAGGCAAAACCCTCTGGAGATAAGACCGAATACTCACTATGTGCTGTCATCCATACCTGATCAGCACTAGCCAGCGCCAAGGCACCACCGCTGCCGCCTTCACCAAAGATCAGAGCAATCACAGGGACTTTTAACGACATCATGGTCGCGATGCAAGAAGCAATTGCTTCGCCTTGTCCGCCTTTTTCAGCATCAACACCTGGAAAAGCGCCCGGCGTATTGACCAGAGTTAAGACAGGCCGGTTAAAACGTTCAGCTTGTCTCATCAAGCGAATGGCCTTACGGTAGCCCCAAGGCTCCGGACTGCCAAAATGCGTAGCCAGACGATCTTTGACTTCAATCCCTTTTTGTGTCGCAATCAATGTGATCGGCTGGTCAAATAGACGGCCGATACCAGCAATAATGGCTGGATCGTCGCCGCTATGACGGTCACCATGGAATTCGTGAAAGTCTGTCAGCAGCTGATCAATTAATTGTCGACTGTCGCTTTTGCCATCGCTACGGGCTTGTTTGACAACTTCGGCAGCAGAAATGGCTTTCTCTTCTGTCATATCGCTGCCCCCCATATACGCTGTTGATTTAAAGCCAGCAGAGATTCAAGTTCCTGAGTTAAATTCTGGCGCGGGACAATTTCATCGACAAAACCGTTTTCCTGCAGTTTTTCAACACTTTGAAAATCGTCCGGCAATTTGCCACCCGTCGTCTGCTCAATCACACGTCGGCCCGCAAAGGCTACTAATGCCTTAGGTTCGGCTAGTGTGATGTCGGCTTCCATGGCAAAGCTGGCCGTCACGCCGCCAGTGGTTGGATCGGTCAAAACAACAATGTACAATAATCCAGCATCAGCATGCCGGGTAACAGCTGCGGTAATCTTAGCCATCTGCATTAAGGAATGAATCCCCTCCTGCATCCGCGCGCCGCCAGAAGCAGTGAATAGAATAACTGGCAGTTTCTGTTCAGTGGCGCGTTCAAAAAGCCGTGCTAATTTTTCTCCGGTCGCCTGACCCAGACTGCCCATCACAAAAAAGGGATCCATGATACCGACTGCTGCCAAATACTTATTCAAACGAACGCGCCCAGTCCAGACACTTTCATTCAACTTAGTGGTTTTCCGAGCCTTAGCTAATTTTTCCTGATAGCCTGGAAATGACAAAGGATCAGTGCTGACAACATCTTCATCCCATTCAGTGACATCGCTGGATAAGATTTTCAGACGTTTTCTGGCTGGAATCCGAAAAGCATAACCGCAATCAGGACAAATTTCCATATTGCCAAGACGCCGATAATAAAAACGCCCGTGGCATTTCGGACATTCACGTATAATCCCCGAAGGAATCTGTGATGAATAGGTATGGAGCAGTTTATCGGTCTGCTGTTTTGAGAAACTTGTTAATCGGTCAAACCAGGTCATGAAGCCTCCTTCTCAGTGAGCTGCTGTTTCCAAAGAGGCAAAAACTCTTTTTCAATATAATCCGTTGTCGAACTGTCCTGAACAACTGCTGGTGCATGCATCAAATCACGCTGATAGTCAAGGTTTGTTTTAACACCATCGATCGACATTTCGGTTAGCATACGATCCATCACCGACAACGCCTCTGGCCGATCTTTTCCGTGAGCAATCAGTTTGGCAATCATGGAATCATAGAAAGGTGGAATTCTGCTGCCGGAATCCACACCCGAATCAATACGCGCACCTGGGCAACCCAAAGGAAAATGAATCTTCTTAATCAGACCAGCTTGCGGCATAAAATTATGCCGTGGATCTTCGGCATTAATCCGGCACTCGATGGCACTGCCATAGATATGGATATCTTTTTGCTGCAAACGTAAGGCTTCTCCGGCCGCAACGTGAATCTGCATTTTCACAAGATCAAGTCCTGTCACCATTTCTGTGACCGGGTGTTCAACCTGAAGCCGCGTATTCATTTCCATGAAGTAGAAATGATGCTGGCTGTCCATCAGAAATTCAAAAGTACCTGTGTTCAAATAATCAATCTCATTAGCAGCTTTAGCCGCTTGAGCTAATAGCGCTTGACGTTCTTGTGTATTAATCAAAGAACAAGGACTTTCCTCAACCATTTTCTGATGTTCGCGCTGTAATGAACAGTCACGTTCTGGAAAAGCCAGCACATTGCCAAAAACATCCCGCATCACTTGCACTTCAATATGTTTCGGGTTTTCAATAACCTTTTCCAAATACATACTGTCATCATCAAAAGAAAGCTTTGTCTCGTGTTGGGCATCAGAAAACTTCTGACGAAGATCCTCAGCGCTATTGATCACACGGATACCCTTGCCGCCGCCTCCGGCCGCTGCCTTGAGCATGACGGGATAACCAATCTCATCTGCAACCTGCAAAGCCGCATCAACCGACGTAACAGCTTCTTCACTGCCTGGGATGACCGAAATACCATGTTTTTTCATCGTATCACGAGCATTGGATTTGTTACCCATTAACTCAATTGTGTCAGCTTTAGGACCAATGAAAACCAAACCGCACTCTTCACAAATTCGCGCAAACTCAACATTTTCAGATAGAAAACCGAACCCTGGGTGAATAGCATCAGCACCCGAAAGGACAGCTGCACTAACGATATTTTGAATATTCAAATAAGAATCCGCCGGTTGTGGACCGCCGATGCAGACAGCAATATCGGCCAGCTGAACATAAAGACTGTCGCGATCAGCTGTTGAATAGACCGCGACAGATTCTATTTGCATTTCACGAAGTGCTCGAATAATTCGAACTGCTATCTCGCCACGGTTGGCAATCAAGACCCGTTTAAACATCATCTTTACCTCACCCAATCAGAAAAAGTAAATCCGCTGAACAAGCCTTTTCCCCATCAACGGTCGCAACTGCATGAGCGCTGCCGATATTTTCCTTTAATTTATCCAAAGTAACTTCTAACTTTAGCACATCGCCAGGTCGAACCATACGGCGGAATTTAACCTTGTCGACACCACCAAAATAAGGTGTCTTGCCGGCAAAACGATCCATTTTAAGCAAGGCAATTGCGCCAGCCTGCGCCAAAGATTCAACGATTAAAACGCCAGGCATGACTGGGTTGCCAGGAAAATGACCCTGAAAAAATTCTTCATTGATCGTGACGTTTTTCTGTGCTTTGATGCTTTCTCCAGGAACTAATTCCAAGACTTTGTCAACCAGCAGCATCGGATAACGATGCGGTAAAACAGCTTGAATTTCTTCAGCTGTCATTTCAATTTTTTCTGTCATTTGCCTACCTCTGTTTTTACTTTGATCAAGGGCTGATCGTAATCAACCATTGACTCATTATCAATGAGAATTTCTGCAATTTGGCCGGCAACCTGGCTCTTAATTTCAGTCATCATCTTCATAGCTTCAATCACACAAACTACGTCGCCGACTTTCACCTGATCCCCGACTTTCACATAACTTTGAGCTTCTGGGTTGGGCTGCAGATAAGCCACGCCGACTAACGGCGATTTAATGGTTTGAAAATCATCCTCAGATTCGGCCGCTGATTTTTTTGGTGTTTCTTCTACGGCCGGAACAGCATTATCAGCCGCTGAAGATGCTGTATCCGCAACCTTCTGCTGCGGTATATCTGTTGTTGCCGGCACACTGTGATTTGCAGTCTTATTTTTAGATAAATAAAGATGCACGCCATCAACAGTCAGATCAAATTCACGGATACTGCTTTGATCGACTTGTTCGATTAAAGCTTTAATCGCTTTTTCGTCCACTTTTAATCACTCCATCTCTTTAATGCAAGTACAGCATTGTGCCCGCCAAAACCAAATGAATTACTCAAAGCATAATCTGCTTGTGTCTGTTTATTGGCTTCATTGACCAAATCAACTGGACATTCTGGATCTTGTTCAGTGATACCGACGTTAACCGGCAGCTGGCCATCTGATAACGCACGAGCAGTCGCGATCGCCTCGATCGCACCAGCTGCACCGAGTAAATGACCAGTCATCGATTTGGTACTGCTGACCAAAACATGGCTATCACTGCCAAACAATTGGTTAATTGCAGCAGCTTCTGCTGAATCATTACCCTTTGTAGCAGTACCGTGCGCATTAATATATCCGACTTGTGTTTTGTCTATACCAGCTTCTTCAACAGCCAGCTTCATTGCGCGAGCGGCTTGC
The Oenococcus kitaharae DSM 17330 DNA segment above includes these coding regions:
- the prmC gene encoding peptide chain release factor N(5)-glutamine methyltransferase, whose amino-acid sequence is MTTLRKIRNDFFKTSIDFETIDLFLRGELNLNNTELLLKFSDEIPDKTERQLRSDFQQVVLGKPVQYVLGFANFYGRHFKVDSRVLIPEVETAELIDHVKDAELLPLDPDFAILDVGTGSGNIAITLALELKAEKVLAVDISRKALNLARENAQNLSASNVKFVLSDLLDNVTGQFDLIVSNPPYISQGAGSVDKQVLDYEPHQALFAGEDGLDVYRRLIPEMVSHLKKDGYAIFEMDDAQGPAISKLIQASFPKAEPEIFQDMAGLNRFIAWRN
- the prfA gene encoding peptide chain release factor 1, with the protein product MDKFFAQIEKVVDRFDELNELLADPEVTADSNKYTKYAKELGEITPIAENYQQYKKNAQEIADDKKLLADKEMAELAKTELAVLEPAQDKLAQELKLMMIPKDPNDDKNIIIEIRGAAGGDEANLFAGDLLNMYARYSQSQNWQFEIVDQTPGEAGGFKEVVANISGEKVYSKLKFESGAHRVQRVPVTETQGRVHTSTATVGVMPEFEDIDSDDLIDPKDVREDVYRSSGAGGQHINKTSSAVRLVHLPTGIKVEMQEQRSQQQNRAKAWQILRSRVYDHFSQENRELYDQQRRTKIGNGDRSQRIRTYNFPQNRVTDHRINFTLNKLDRVMNGDLEEIIDALIIADQTKQLEEMI
- the accA gene encoding acetyl-CoA carboxylase carboxyltransferase subunit alpha — translated: MTEEKAISAAEVVKQARSDGKSDSRQLIDQLLTDFHEFHGDRHSGDDPAIIAGIGRLFDQPITLIATQKGIEVKDRLATHFGSPEPWGYRKAIRLMRQAERFNRPVLTLVNTPGAFPGVDAEKGGQGEAIASCIATMMSLKVPVIALIFGEGGSGGALALASADQVWMTAHSEYSVLSPEGFASILWKDAKRSAEAAELMGLTPKALLDDGIVDQIIAEPLDITALKQQLITEFKELFAMPATKLVDQRYARFRKF
- a CDS encoding acetyl-CoA carboxylase carboxyltransferase subunit beta, which gives rise to MTWFDRLTSFSKQQTDKLLHTYSSQIPSGIIRECPKCHGRFYYRRLGNMEICPDCGYAFRIPARKRLKILSSDVTEWDEDVVSTDPLSFPGYQEKLAKARKTTKLNESVWTGRVRLNKYLAAVGIMDPFFVMGSLGQATGEKLARLFERATEQKLPVILFTASGGARMQEGIHSLMQMAKITAAVTRHADAGLLYIVVLTDPTTGGVTASFAMEADITLAEPKALVAFAGRRVIEQTTGGKLPDDFQSVEKLQENGFVDEIVPRQNLTQELESLLALNQQRIWGAAI
- a CDS encoding acetyl-CoA carboxylase biotin carboxylase subunit — its product is MFKRVLIANRGEIAVRIIRALREMQIESVAVYSTADRDSLYVQLADIAVCIGGPQPADSYLNIQNIVSAAVLSGADAIHPGFGFLSENVEFARICEECGLVFIGPKADTIELMGNKSNARDTMKKHGISVIPGSEEAVTSVDAALQVADEIGYPVMLKAAAGGGGKGIRVINSAEDLRQKFSDAQHETKLSFDDDSMYLEKVIENPKHIEVQVMRDVFGNVLAFPERDCSLQREHQKMVEESPCSLINTQERQALLAQAAKAANEIDYLNTGTFEFLMDSQHHFYFMEMNTRLQVEHPVTEMVTGLDLVKMQIHVAAGEALRLQQKDIHIYGSAIECRINAEDPRHNFMPQAGLIKKIHFPLGCPGARIDSGVDSGSRIPPFYDSMIAKLIAHGKDRPEALSVMDRMLTEMSIDGVKTNLDYQRDLMHAPAVVQDSSTTDYIEKEFLPLWKQQLTEKEAS
- the fabZ gene encoding 3-hydroxyacyl-ACP dehydratase FabZ produces the protein MTEKIEMTAEEIQAVLPHRYPMLLVDKVLELVPGESIKAQKNVTINEEFFQGHFPGNPVMPGVLIVESLAQAGAIALLKMDRFAGKTPYFGGVDKVKFRRMVRPGDVLKLEVTLDKLKENIGSAHAVATVDGEKACSADLLFLIG
- the accB gene encoding acetyl-CoA carboxylase biotin carboxyl carrier protein, which gives rise to MDEKAIKALIEQVDQSSIREFDLTVDGVHLYLSKNKTANHSVPATTDIPQQKVADTASSAADNAVPAVEETPKKSAAESEDDFQTIKSPLVGVAYLQPNPEAQSYVKVGDQVKVGDVVCVIEAMKMMTEIKSQVAGQIAEILIDNESMVDYDQPLIKVKTEVGK